One Paenibacillus sp. FSL W8-0186 genomic window carries:
- a CDS encoding amidase domain-containing protein — translation MMNLTNKFVAAILILCLTLLSCKAEVYAASGDQEEQEVRAFLDKLYKQRADILVSRETDGLKELYLHDNKVSKHALHNEVNRTNYLNEWAIKRAIKLVKANSEIRIVRLRTSKDTAKISLVHSLKVDYTYTNKNVPVQSFGIGTEHYLTLKKLDDDWKVHKEWYLDPLDENPNKIAVTDDGTSPSVNYRQQPVDGKKYRRARAVEYANKYAGTAWGAGNNHRYNRKYADYSGKGGDCTNFASQAVGDEKEGGGLPMTGSWRYFAKKGGSEAWIRTDSFYNFLIYSGYGKLLARGHFRDIIAPSAKYPDGAISHIQPGDLIGYIISGSDVDHFSIVVGFDDYGYPLVNSHSADRYRVPFDLGWDQYTKYLLVHIRD, via the coding sequence ATGATGAACTTGACCAATAAATTTGTAGCAGCCATCCTTATCCTCTGCCTGACCTTACTTTCCTGCAAAGCGGAGGTTTATGCCGCTTCGGGCGATCAAGAGGAACAAGAGGTACGCGCCTTTTTGGATAAGCTGTACAAGCAGAGAGCTGATATTCTTGTCAGCCGGGAGACGGATGGATTAAAAGAACTTTATCTTCATGACAACAAAGTGAGCAAGCACGCTCTCCACAATGAAGTTAACCGAACGAATTATCTTAACGAATGGGCGATCAAGAGGGCCATCAAGCTCGTTAAGGCCAATAGCGAAATACGAATCGTGCGTCTGAGAACCTCAAAGGATACAGCAAAAATATCCCTGGTTCATTCCTTGAAGGTGGATTACACCTATACCAACAAAAATGTGCCCGTTCAGTCGTTCGGAATCGGAACTGAACATTATCTTACATTAAAGAAGCTGGATGACGACTGGAAGGTCCATAAGGAATGGTATCTGGACCCTCTGGACGAGAATCCGAACAAAATTGCGGTGACGGATGATGGAACCTCCCCTTCTGTCAATTATCGGCAGCAGCCCGTGGACGGCAAAAAATACCGCCGGGCCCGTGCCGTGGAGTATGCGAATAAATATGCGGGAACAGCCTGGGGCGCCGGCAATAATCACAGGTATAACCGCAAATATGCCGATTACTCCGGCAAGGGCGGCGATTGTACCAATTTCGCATCACAGGCTGTTGGCGACGAAAAGGAAGGCGGAGGGCTGCCGATGACCGGATCATGGCGATATTTTGCCAAGAAGGGCGGAAGCGAAGCGTGGATCCGGACGGATTCCTTCTATAATTTCCTGATATATTCCGGATACGGAAAACTGCTTGCCAGGGGACATTTCCGGGATATTATCGCTCCTTCGGCCAAATATCCGGATGGAGCAATTTCACATATTCAGCCAGGCGATTTGATCGGATATATCATTAGCGGCAGCGATGTGGATCACTTCTCCATCGTGGTAGGATTCGACGATTACGGCTATCCTCTCGTCAATTCGCATTCGGCCGACCGTTATCGCGTTCCCTTTGACCTGGGGTGGGATCAGTATACCAAATACTTACTGGTACACATTAGAGACTAA
- a CDS encoding class F sortase — MMKRLVILFTIVLAVSCAGCGPAKQAKENIKPQPHSQSLPSPPSPPMVNDTEMQPAKNMRRPLPKPFMPTELIIPAIKVKASVEPVGVLEDGQMDVPKHTDIVGVLHPGVLAGEPGNMVMDGHVDSYTGPAIFFNLKKLKPGDSIIVRDHAKQKLTYIVEAVESYPTSEAPVERVFGDTTEHRLNLVTCSGKYSRKKKEHEQRLIVFAKLDGDDELDQ, encoded by the coding sequence ATGATGAAACGATTAGTTATTCTGTTTACCATTGTTTTAGCCGTCAGTTGCGCAGGTTGCGGTCCTGCCAAGCAGGCGAAGGAGAACATCAAGCCACAGCCGCATTCCCAATCCCTGCCCTCCCCGCCGTCCCCCCCAATGGTGAATGACACAGAAATGCAGCCGGCGAAGAACATGCGCAGGCCGCTACCCAAACCGTTTATGCCAACAGAGCTCATAATTCCTGCCATTAAGGTAAAGGCTAGTGTTGAGCCGGTGGGGGTGCTTGAGGACGGGCAAATGGATGTTCCGAAACATACGGATATCGTCGGCGTCCTGCATCCGGGCGTACTTGCAGGGGAACCTGGAAATATGGTGATGGACGGCCATGTCGATAGCTATACCGGCCCGGCTATTTTTTTTAATTTGAAAAAGTTAAAGCCAGGCGATTCAATCATTGTACGAGATCATGCCAAACAGAAATTGACCTATATTGTGGAGGCCGTTGAATCCTACCCTACATCGGAAGCACCCGTCGAGCGGGTTTTCGGGGATACGACAGAGCACAGGTTGAATCTGGTGACATGCAGTGGAAAATACAGCAGAAAAAAAAAGGAGCATGAGCAAAGACTGATCGTTTTTGCCAAGCTGGACGGTGATGATGAACTTGACCAATAA
- a CDS encoding HAD family hydrolase, with amino-acid sequence METTRLTKPEAMIFDMDGTLFKTETLLIPVYHRLFDQLRAENLYEGETPPEERILGGLGMLLDDIWKRVLPDHDEIVHRRADELLLELELIGLKEYVTELYPQVAETLKQLHQRGIRLFVASNGLEHYVKEVANAHGIFSLFEGIYSAGEHQTATKVDLVRLLLDNHGVSSAWMIGDRSSDVEAGKENGQTVIGCAYAGFGQGQELNGADRLISSFSELIALYDQAEEAPEAKRSAQF; translated from the coding sequence ATGGAAACCACTCGACTTACGAAACCCGAAGCCATGATCTTTGATATGGATGGTACGCTGTTCAAAACGGAGACGCTTCTGATCCCTGTATATCATCGCTTGTTTGATCAGCTTCGCGCAGAGAACTTGTATGAAGGGGAGACGCCCCCCGAGGAAAGAATACTTGGCGGATTAGGCATGCTGCTGGATGACATTTGGAAAAGGGTGCTGCCGGACCACGATGAAATCGTGCACCGGCGTGCGGACGAATTGCTGCTGGAGCTGGAGCTGATCGGTCTGAAGGAATATGTTACAGAGCTGTATCCGCAAGTAGCCGAAACGCTGAAGCAGCTTCACCAGCGCGGAATCAGGCTCTTTGTAGCCAGCAATGGGCTGGAGCACTATGTAAAAGAAGTAGCGAATGCACATGGCATCTTCTCGCTGTTTGAGGGAATCTACAGCGCAGGCGAGCATCAGACGGCGACCAAAGTCGATTTGGTCAGGCTTCTGCTCGATAATCATGGCGTAAGCAGCGCCTGGATGATCGGGGACCGATCTTCTGACGTGGAAGCGGGCAAGGAGAACGGCCAGACCGTCATCGGCTGTGCGTATGCCGGGTTTGGCCAAGGACAAGAGTTAAATGGCGCCGATCGGCTGATCTCCTCGTTCTCCGAACTGATCGCCCTGTACGACCAGGCAGAGGAAGCGCCCGAAGCGAAGCGATCCGCCCAATTCTAG
- a CDS encoding YheC/YheD family protein yields MNVLSQPVLGILTLYMNDKKQLEERHIYQKMIVEGQKMGLDVFVFTPMDVHHEKKLIHSLQFDLKSKKWSRKWRSFPNLIFDRGRIQKNKRFEQLVKFRNRYNSSFTFLNRPIRDKWAIYQLLSSKPRFRPHLPETAIFQNMSDVYRFMRNYSCVYVKPMQGTGGRGILRVDRLGKELYLIQGRTLARKIIPAQKMHKARLAPYLIRWKAKKNYLVQQGIEIKLPNGRVHDFRMLVQKNGAGKWAVTGCAGRVGPPRSVTSNLHGGGHAVPMNTLLKLASHSEEKRVEIRRTAEKLSIDVAATLEANYGALCELALDLAIDPSGKVYLLEVNPKPAREVFNQSGDPEAYRAAIARPLEYAMWLHKQKAASS; encoded by the coding sequence GTGAACGTATTGTCGCAACCTGTTCTTGGCATATTGACGCTGTATATGAATGATAAGAAGCAGCTGGAGGAACGACATATATACCAGAAAATGATCGTTGAAGGCCAAAAGATGGGTCTGGATGTCTTCGTATTCACTCCGATGGATGTCCATCATGAGAAGAAACTCATTCATTCCCTGCAATTTGATCTAAAATCAAAGAAATGGTCGCGCAAATGGCGCAGCTTTCCGAATCTTATCTTCGACCGGGGGCGCATTCAGAAAAACAAGCGATTCGAGCAGTTGGTCAAATTTCGCAATCGCTATAACAGCAGCTTCACATTCCTGAACCGGCCGATTCGCGATAAATGGGCGATTTACCAACTTCTGTCCAGCAAACCAAGATTCAGGCCCCATTTACCGGAAACCGCCATATTTCAGAATATGAGCGACGTATATCGATTCATGCGGAATTATTCGTGTGTTTATGTTAAGCCCATGCAGGGCACCGGTGGAAGGGGAATACTGCGGGTCGACCGATTGGGGAAGGAGCTTTACCTGATCCAGGGCCGAACGCTCGCCAGAAAAATTATCCCGGCGCAAAAAATGCATAAGGCGAGGCTGGCTCCATATTTAATCCGCTGGAAAGCGAAAAAAAACTATCTCGTTCAGCAGGGGATTGAAATTAAACTACCAAACGGCCGGGTACATGATTTCCGCATGCTCGTTCAGAAGAACGGGGCCGGAAAATGGGCGGTGACCGGATGTGCCGGAAGGGTCGGCCCTCCGAGAAGCGTGACCTCCAATCTGCACGGCGGCGGGCATGCCGTGCCTATGAACACGCTGCTGAAGCTTGCCTCCCATAGCGAGGAGAAGCGCGTAGAAATACGCCGTACAGCCGAGAAACTGAGCATCGATGTCGCAGCAACGCTTGAGGCGAATTACGGCGCGCTCTGCGAGCTGGCTCTCGATCTTGCGATCGATCCCAGCGGAAAAGTCTATTTGCTGGAGGTCAATCCCAAGCCCGCCCGAGAGGTGTTCAACCAGTCCGGCGATCCCGAAGCATACCGGGCAGCCATTGCAAGACCGCTTGAATACGCCATGTGGCTGCACAAACAAAAAGCCGCTTCTTCCTGA
- a CDS encoding YheC/YheD family protein produces MIQHIAEKKPVVAVLTVEDPESLFRGNKANFRDIINTGKDLDFPVYVVTTKDLKLSAKRIRGYYYNSESKTWSKQWFPLPDVVYNRIPHREDEQKRNVRKKIDECIQHRTIHIYNPYFFNKRKLFEWLKRNRSTKAFVPNTRRLLSPRTLEAMLLIYGRLYLKPESGKAGKGIMLLQYEEEHEKPFRLTIQGQRYRNIVYRTDKLDLLWRRIRREMRKAPYIMQEAIKLTTYRDRNFDLRILVQKTGKGAWMVTGVGARLAGLKRITTHVPQGGSIESPEKLLTPTFGSEMTNVIINRLRSNAVLIAKQIEKASGHMLGEMSMDLGIDTGGNMWFFEANSKPMKFDEPQIRKKSLERIFQYSQHLASQPKNPSA; encoded by the coding sequence ATGATCCAGCACATCGCTGAAAAAAAACCCGTGGTTGCCGTTCTGACCGTAGAAGACCCGGAATCCCTTTTTCGCGGAAATAAAGCCAACTTCAGAGATATAATAAATACCGGCAAGGATCTGGACTTTCCCGTCTACGTCGTGACTACAAAGGATTTGAAGCTGTCAGCCAAACGGATCCGGGGGTACTATTACAACTCCGAGAGTAAAACCTGGTCGAAGCAGTGGTTTCCTCTTCCCGATGTCGTCTATAATCGGATTCCACACCGGGAAGACGAGCAAAAACGTAATGTCCGCAAAAAAATCGATGAATGCATCCAGCATCGAACGATTCATATCTACAACCCCTATTTTTTCAATAAACGCAAGCTGTTCGAATGGCTGAAGCGGAACCGCTCTACTAAAGCGTTTGTTCCAAATACCAGGAGACTTCTTAGTCCCCGAACGCTTGAGGCCATGCTCCTAATCTACGGGCGCCTCTATTTAAAGCCGGAATCCGGCAAGGCCGGCAAAGGAATCATGCTCCTGCAATATGAGGAGGAGCATGAAAAACCTTTTCGTTTAACGATCCAGGGCCAAAGATACAGAAATATCGTTTACCGGACCGACAAGCTAGACCTGCTCTGGAGACGAATAAGAAGAGAAATGAGAAAAGCTCCATATATTATGCAGGAAGCCATCAAACTCACCACATACCGGGACCGCAATTTTGACCTGCGCATACTCGTGCAAAAAACAGGTAAAGGCGCATGGATGGTCACTGGCGTTGGCGCACGGCTCGCTGGCCTTAAAAGAATTACTACCCATGTGCCTCAAGGCGGCAGCATCGAATCGCCCGAAAAGCTGTTAACCCCTACTTTCGGCAGCGAGATGACCAACGTCATCATTAATCGCCTGAGATCCAACGCCGTGCTCATCGCCAAGCAAATTGAAAAAGCATCAGGGCATATGCTTGGTGAAATGTCGATGGATCTCGGCATTGATACTGGAGGAAACATGTGGTTCTTTGAGGCGAACAGCAAACCGATGAAATTCGATGAACCGCAAATCCGCAAAAAATCGCTCGAACGAATTTTTCAATACAGTCAGCATTTGGCCAGTCAACCCAAGAACCCATCCGCTTAA
- a CDS encoding YheC/YheD family protein, with protein sequence MSLTYCNVHFTQQPQRVVYVSGSLMKNLKLSGKKSVHLRLGQDRIPATVKPINKPGNHIYLASSVRKGIKIPKSGAIYLRSNQDGEVHLGPLIGVLSDGPAGSAQNRFGSRTTFIKQLLKLGSKQSYIFAFTPRDINWEQETVNGYFLNESGHFYRKTVPLPDVVYNRLPSRRAETTSSIGLLRERFIRKKIPFFNWSFFNKSDIYKLLERDPMVNRYVPESIMNPTPEQIKDLLDRHSLIYYKPNNGSLGNGIYRLSYIPKNGYYARYRLRGKNALLRFSSFGSLMRTLQARHGRSLRSYVAQQGIRLIEIDGCPIDFRFHMHKNGRNNWVVVGIGAKKAGKGSVTTHLKNGGSLLTPEQALGRAFGSRADEVLRHAKNVAITLAQAIEYHHQHLIGEIGFDIGIDKDEKIWMFEANAKPGRSIFQHPSLRAEGKASVEHILEHCLYLSKFRRREG encoded by the coding sequence ATGAGTTTGACTTACTGCAATGTCCATTTCACGCAGCAGCCCCAAAGGGTCGTCTACGTGTCGGGATCATTAATGAAGAACCTGAAATTATCAGGGAAGAAGTCCGTTCATCTCAGACTGGGCCAAGACCGCATTCCTGCAACAGTCAAACCGATTAACAAACCAGGCAACCATATCTACCTTGCATCGAGCGTTCGTAAAGGAATCAAAATTCCGAAATCAGGAGCCATATACCTTCGCAGCAATCAAGATGGCGAGGTACATCTGGGCCCGCTAATCGGCGTGTTATCAGACGGCCCCGCAGGTTCCGCCCAAAATCGGTTCGGTTCCAGAACAACCTTCATCAAGCAGCTTCTGAAGCTGGGAAGCAAACAGTCCTATATATTTGCTTTTACCCCGCGGGATATCAACTGGGAACAGGAAACCGTCAACGGCTATTTTTTGAACGAATCCGGGCATTTTTACCGCAAAACAGTTCCGCTGCCGGATGTCGTCTATAACCGCCTGCCCAGCCGACGGGCCGAGACGACATCGTCCATCGGCCTGCTTCGGGAGCGGTTCATTCGCAAGAAAATTCCGTTCTTCAACTGGAGCTTCTTTAACAAATCGGATATATATAAGCTGCTGGAACGAGATCCCATGGTCAACCGTTACGTACCGGAATCCATTATGAACCCTACACCCGAGCAAATTAAAGATTTGCTTGACCGCCACTCCCTCATTTATTACAAACCGAATAACGGAAGCCTGGGAAATGGCATTTATAGACTTTCCTATATCCCAAAAAACGGTTATTATGCCCGTTACCGTCTGCGGGGGAAAAATGCGCTGCTGCGATTCAGCTCCTTCGGCAGCCTGATGCGCACCCTCCAAGCAAGGCATGGCCGGTCGCTCCGCAGCTACGTAGCGCAGCAGGGTATCCGACTAATCGAAATTGACGGCTGTCCCATCGACTTCCGGTTTCATATGCATAAGAACGGCAGGAACAACTGGGTTGTTGTCGGCATCGGAGCCAAGAAAGCAGGAAAAGGCAGCGTAACAACCCATCTTAAGAACGGAGGTTCGCTGCTGACTCCCGAACAGGCGCTTGGCCGCGCCTTCGGCTCAAGAGCCGATGAAGTGCTGCGTCATGCCAAGAACGTCGCCATTACGCTGGCCCAAGCCATAGAGTATCACCACCAGCATTTGATTGGTGAAATCGGCTTCGATATCGGAATAGACAAGGACGAGAAAATATGGATGTTCGAGGCTAATGCCAAGCCGGGAAGATCTATATTCCAGCATCCATCTCTAAGAGCCGAGGGAAAAGCATCCGTTGAGCATATTTTGGAGCACTGCCTTTATCTTAGTAAATTCCGCAGGAGGGAAGGCTAA
- a CDS encoding YheC/YheD family protein: MNPSSQGIIGIMVSECAGPLPFAEAAFCRQLCHIGRRQKMTIYVFCPGWVTPGSRSIPGYTFENGKWIRKPFPAPDIIYDRCISHDKRQQRRKQRCLASLSEQQPFVYLARALTGKWSVYQALKQHRFIAPYLPDTVRYESPEHLNRWLLAQEGGAFLKPQNGTHGKRTLYVQNIKGSLGDGLIITGRSGSNQLFRKKFRSKEDGLDWIHRFIANRAYLLQPYLRLNNSRDEPFDVRVLMQKNENGMWSMTGMAVRAGRKHSLTSNLHGGGTAHKAVPYLIKEFGEHRGIQTVRIIQRLAEAIPEHLESHFGRLAELGIDFGVEPGGHVWILEVNSKPGRSSFFRIGDMQGARKSVENPIQYARYLLLRKTLA; encoded by the coding sequence ATGAATCCCTCTTCACAAGGCATTATAGGCATCATGGTTAGCGAATGCGCAGGCCCCCTTCCTTTTGCTGAAGCGGCATTTTGCCGTCAATTATGTCATATCGGCCGCCGGCAGAAAATGACGATATATGTTTTTTGTCCGGGGTGGGTTACCCCGGGCAGCAGGAGCATCCCTGGATATACGTTTGAGAACGGCAAATGGATACGGAAGCCGTTTCCGGCTCCTGATATCATTTACGATCGCTGCATTTCCCACGACAAAAGACAGCAGCGGCGCAAGCAGCGATGTTTGGCGTCCCTTTCCGAGCAGCAGCCCTTTGTTTATCTAGCACGCGCTCTTACCGGCAAATGGTCCGTCTACCAGGCACTCAAACAACATCGCTTCATAGCCCCCTACCTTCCCGATACGGTTCGATACGAAAGCCCTGAACATTTGAACCGGTGGCTGCTCGCACAGGAAGGTGGAGCCTTCCTGAAGCCGCAAAACGGTACGCACGGAAAGCGGACATTGTATGTCCAAAATATCAAGGGGAGTTTAGGAGACGGGCTAATAATCACAGGCAGAAGCGGCAGTAATCAATTGTTCCGCAAAAAATTCCGCTCCAAGGAAGATGGACTGGATTGGATACACCGGTTCATCGCGAACAGGGCATACCTGCTGCAGCCCTACCTGCGGCTGAACAATAGCAGGGATGAACCTTTCGATGTCAGAGTACTTATGCAAAAAAATGAAAATGGCATGTGGAGCATGACAGGTATGGCAGTACGAGCCGGACGCAAGCACTCCCTCACCTCTAATCTGCATGGCGGCGGAACTGCGCATAAAGCCGTTCCTTACCTGATCAAAGAGTTCGGCGAACACCGCGGCATTCAGACCGTACGAATTATTCAGCGTCTTGCAGAAGCCATTCCTGAGCATTTGGAATCCCATTTTGGCCGGCTCGCAGAGCTCGGAATCGACTTTGGCGTTGAACCGGGCGGGCATGTATGGATTCTCGAGGTCAATTCCAAGCCGGGCAGATCATCCTTCTTCCGCATCGGCGATATGCAAGGCGCCCGAAAATCCGTGGAAAACCCGATACAGTATGCACGATACTTGTTGCTTCGCAAAACTCTAGCCTAG